One region of Corynebacterium capitovis DSM 44611 genomic DNA includes:
- a CDS encoding PPA1309 family protein codes for MSSPVLSQQALNKAMLEAVDFIHAEGWDAGPTLFALVPTELLADQLDPDQANSPLTLVVQDTLPAGILPGSAELDEYITRLAWPSDVAGVILAQEISFRDASAPEGDVARHARLFSGVLRSDGIDLTLLQLRPTEAELESNGPFAEDNIELRGGPNVAPHVTEALRFGLEQDPDEL; via the coding sequence ATGTCCAGCCCAGTCCTATCCCAGCAAGCCCTTAACAAGGCAATGCTGGAAGCCGTCGATTTCATCCACGCCGAGGGCTGGGACGCGGGTCCGACCCTCTTCGCGCTCGTTCCCACCGAACTTCTAGCCGACCAGCTCGACCCGGACCAGGCTAACTCTCCCCTCACCCTCGTGGTGCAAGACACGTTACCCGCCGGCATCCTGCCTGGGTCGGCGGAGTTAGACGAATACATCACCCGCCTCGCCTGGCCTAGTGACGTCGCGGGGGTCATCCTCGCCCAGGAGATCTCTTTCCGCGACGCATCGGCCCCCGAAGGCGACGTCGCCCGGCATGCGCGCCTATTCTCGGGCGTGCTGCGCTCCGACGGTATCGACCTCACCCTGCTCCAGCTGCGCCCAACGGAAGCCGAACTGGAAAGCAACGGCCCTTTTGCCGAGGACAATATCGAGCTGCGCGGCGGCCCGAACGTCGCCCCCCACGTCACTGAAGCCCTCCGTTTCGGGCTGGAGCAAGACCCGGACGAGCTCTAA
- a CDS encoding UPF0182 family protein yields the protein MGVAAIAVLLVIVPILIGLYTDWLWFGELQFRDIFSKVLLTRAVLFVIFSLLGGVAARAAAWTAWRARPHDVSGNDPFSPLSTYRASFVSGVGTLLRWVPVIVGLFTGLVGQRVWRTVLLWLNGTAFGVQDPQFHKDLGFYAFTLPALNLVVDVLSMLAVVAFFVGLVAHYLLGGLQIGNNVAGVKGHISMAARVQLAATAGVWMLLRAAGYWLERYSLLYQQNEIFTGASYTSINAMLPAKIILTVIAVIVAAAFFTSIVYRDFRVPVLATVLMLVSAVVVGNVWPALLEQFSVKPNRQAKEYEYIGRNIEATRQAYGLTDDTVTYENNWGSGATSNTEVASDSATIGNIRLLDPDIISPTFTQNQQLRNFYGFPETLAMDRYEVDGQLRDFVVAARELNPNALSENQRDWINRHTVYTHGNGFIAAQANTVDEAAQDAGSTRGGLPIFTVSDLQANADAAEKEDAEELGIRVDEPRIYYGPVIAGASDGLDYAIVGDNGQGAVEYDTDSSSYTYAGQGGVNIGNWFNRAAYAVKYQELNMILSDRVGADSKILYDRDPRERVEKVAPWLTTDSKTYPAVVDGRVKWIVDGYTTLADLPYSTRTSLTNTTQDALNPDGTTQRLVNNNVGYIRNSVKATVDAFDGTVDLYAFDESDPVLRAWMGAFPDTVRPSSEISDSLREHLRYPEDLFKVQRFLLARYHVDDPGVFFSNDAFWSVPNDPTAPEGRQTLNQPPYYVVAADPETGKPSFQLITPFRGLNREFLAAHVSVSSDPENYGKMTVRVLPTSTQTQGPKQAQDALMSSDQVARDRTLWQGSNDLKNGNLLTLPVGGGQILYIEPIYSQRKDQASAFPKLLRVLVFYRGQVGYAPTISQALSQVGINSDAAQEIGIAADAPVATPAGTDASGTSTSKDGALKKIDEALRDLDSAKGGSFEEYGRALDSLDDAVAQYQNAQ from the coding sequence GTGGGCGTGGCCGCCATCGCCGTGCTGCTTGTGATCGTGCCCATCCTCATCGGGTTATACACAGATTGGCTGTGGTTCGGCGAGCTCCAGTTCCGGGACATCTTCAGCAAGGTCCTTCTCACCCGCGCCGTCCTCTTCGTCATTTTCTCGCTGCTTGGGGGAGTCGCCGCGCGGGCAGCGGCGTGGACAGCTTGGCGGGCTCGTCCCCACGATGTATCGGGAAACGACCCGTTTTCGCCCCTGAGCACGTACCGTGCCAGTTTCGTGTCGGGCGTGGGCACGCTGCTGAGGTGGGTTCCCGTCATCGTGGGGTTGTTCACCGGGCTGGTTGGGCAGCGGGTGTGGCGCACGGTCCTCCTGTGGCTCAACGGCACTGCATTCGGGGTGCAAGATCCCCAGTTCCATAAGGACCTGGGTTTTTACGCCTTCACGCTGCCCGCACTCAACCTCGTCGTCGACGTGCTGTCGATGCTGGCTGTCGTCGCCTTCTTCGTCGGCCTTGTCGCCCACTACTTGCTGGGTGGTCTGCAGATCGGTAACAACGTCGCAGGCGTGAAAGGCCACATCTCCATGGCCGCGCGCGTGCAACTCGCCGCCACCGCGGGCGTCTGGATGCTGCTCCGCGCCGCCGGCTACTGGCTGGAGCGCTACAGCCTGCTGTACCAGCAAAACGAGATCTTCACGGGTGCGTCCTACACGTCGATCAACGCGATGCTTCCGGCCAAGATCATCCTCACCGTCATCGCCGTGATCGTCGCCGCCGCGTTCTTCACCTCCATCGTCTACCGCGACTTCCGGGTTCCGGTCCTCGCGACGGTCCTTATGCTCGTGTCGGCCGTGGTAGTGGGCAACGTGTGGCCCGCTCTGCTTGAACAGTTCTCGGTCAAACCCAACCGTCAGGCCAAAGAATACGAGTACATTGGCCGCAACATCGAGGCCACGCGCCAAGCTTATGGCCTTACCGACGACACAGTGACGTACGAGAACAACTGGGGCAGCGGGGCGACATCCAATACCGAGGTGGCCAGCGACTCCGCCACGATCGGCAACATTCGCCTGCTCGATCCCGATATCATCTCGCCGACCTTCACCCAGAACCAGCAGCTGCGCAACTTCTACGGTTTCCCTGAGACCCTCGCGATGGACCGCTACGAGGTAGACGGTCAGCTGCGTGATTTCGTGGTCGCCGCACGAGAGCTCAACCCCAACGCCCTGAGCGAGAACCAGCGCGACTGGATTAACAGGCACACGGTGTACACTCACGGCAACGGCTTCATCGCGGCGCAGGCGAATACCGTCGACGAGGCCGCGCAGGATGCGGGTTCGACCCGCGGGGGTCTGCCTATCTTCACGGTCTCCGACCTCCAAGCCAACGCCGATGCCGCCGAAAAGGAAGATGCGGAAGAGCTGGGTATCCGCGTCGACGAGCCGCGCATCTACTACGGGCCCGTCATCGCCGGCGCCTCGGACGGTCTGGACTACGCCATCGTTGGAGACAATGGGCAGGGTGCCGTCGAGTACGACACGGACTCCTCCTCGTACACGTACGCCGGCCAGGGCGGCGTCAACATCGGCAACTGGTTTAACCGGGCCGCCTACGCCGTGAAGTACCAAGAGCTGAACATGATCCTCTCCGACCGTGTTGGAGCGGATTCGAAGATCCTCTACGACCGCGACCCGCGCGAGCGCGTCGAGAAGGTTGCACCGTGGTTGACAACGGACTCGAAGACGTACCCCGCGGTTGTCGACGGCCGAGTGAAATGGATCGTTGACGGTTACACGACGCTTGCAGACTTGCCGTACTCCACGCGGACCTCGCTGACGAACACCACGCAGGACGCGCTCAACCCCGACGGAACCACCCAACGTCTGGTGAACAACAATGTCGGCTACATTCGCAACTCGGTTAAAGCAACCGTCGATGCCTTCGATGGCACCGTTGACCTCTACGCTTTCGACGAGTCCGATCCCGTGCTCAGGGCGTGGATGGGAGCGTTCCCGGATACGGTTCGCCCTTCGAGTGAGATCTCGGACAGCCTGCGTGAGCACCTGCGCTACCCAGAGGACCTGTTCAAGGTGCAGCGCTTCTTGCTCGCCCGCTACCACGTGGATGACCCTGGCGTGTTCTTTAGCAACGACGCCTTCTGGTCCGTCCCGAACGACCCGACGGCGCCCGAGGGGCGGCAAACCCTGAACCAGCCCCCGTACTACGTTGTGGCGGCGGACCCGGAGACGGGTAAACCGTCATTCCAGCTGATCACGCCCTTCCGTGGCCTGAACCGCGAATTCCTCGCCGCCCACGTTTCCGTCTCCTCGGACCCGGAAAACTACGGGAAGATGACGGTTCGCGTCCTACCAACAAGTACGCAGACCCAGGGTCCGAAGCAGGCGCAGGACGCTCTCATGTCCTCTGACCAAGTCGCACGCGACCGCACCTTGTGGCAGGGGTCCAACGATCTTAAGAACGGTAACCTGCTCACCCTCCCCGTGGGCGGCGGCCAGATCCTCTACATCGAGCCCATCTATTCCCAGCGAAAGGACCAGGCCTCGGCCTTCCCCAAGCTGCTTCGTGTCCTCGTCTTCTACCGTGGGCAGGTGGGTTACGCGCCGACCATTTCCCAGGCGCTGAGCCAGGTGGGGATCAATTCGGATGCCGCCCAGGAAATCGGCATCGCAGCAGATGCCCCAGTGGCCACCCCTGCGGGCACTGATGCGAGCGGGACGAGCACCAGTAAGGATGGGGCACTCAAGAAGATTGACGAGGCCTTGCGCGACTTAGACAGCGCCAAGGGTGGCTCCTTCGAGGAGTATGGCCGCGCACTCGATTCGCTTGACGACGCTGTTGCTCAGTACCAAAACGCCCAGTAG